TCAAGCGAAAAGACGCGACAGATatgagggcggaggcgaaagagccAAGCAGGCAGATCGAGCGCGAGGACACTTGTCAACTGAAAAAACGCGGAGCCACTGCAGATGAACCAGCGAACTCAAAAGACAGTCCTCAACGATTGCCACAACATCTCGGTAAAGCTGAAAGATGgccctctcttcgtctgcttttGCGTCGgcttgtctctccgcgcgttcCTCCGCACGCTGGCCGTGCTTCGCTTTCTGGGCTCTTCGGgagccctcctcctcttccactTGAGAGTGGagctgctcgccttctcgcgcaggtttctcttctgcgcgactcctcgctgcgtgcgacctgcttcgtcttcgctcctgaaacagcgccggcggagcccacAGTGCGGGGGCCCCTCCTGCTCCCGACCACGGCACGACGATATCCTCTTCGCAGTTTCCTTCCCGTagcgcatgcacagacgCCTGCCGAGCCTTCGCACTTTCAGTCGGATCCCCGgtcgcctcgcacgcgctgttttccgccctcttccgcgccggaTAGGCAACCAGGAGCGCGAGCACGAAGCGCACGAgcttccgcgcgaggcctgcgacgccgagccgcagcgccgctcgaagaagaggcaacgCGCGTTTCTGCCGAACGACTAAACATCCTTCAGTGTTTTGCAGCACCAGCAGATAGATGGAAGCGGTGtgaagcagctggcgcttCATCGCGTCCTCGAAGTAAGTtgctggcggcgagcccaggagagggaagagaacgagaggcgcgagcgttGGCTCGGTCTTCCGCACACACGACGCGACAGTCTTGGCGAGCGTCGAGGGACTATGCCGCGAAAGAAGATGGAGAAAAAGATACAAAGCCGCCCCGCCCGGCAGCGCGGTCAGCGCTTCCTGGGCTACAGCAaaccgctgctgcagcgacagctcggcagaaggcgaggacgcagcgggaTGGGGAGACAATGCTCCATGTGACCCAGCGCGAGCCACGGAGCGAGAGGATGCAGACGAAGGAAGCGGGACATCTGAGCCAgatgaaggcgagagagagggaccgGAAAGACAACTGAGAGGGGACCGGCACGCGGTACGGATGCGCTCGTGGAGCCACGAGAGAAAAGGCTTCAGAGACGTCTTCAGCTCGCAAAAGGCGATCGAGACTGAAGAGCGCACACGCacgtctctccgcctctgcaatGCCGTAagcctgcttcgcgccgccaTGACTATCCTCGTATCTTGCGGACGCCTTGCCGAATTCATCCCTGTCTCGGTCCTTTTTCCGTGCGTCGCGCGATCTGCGCGGCCCCATCGCTTCTCGCTTCCTGGTTGGGCTAGTTCTCGTCcatcgctcgccgcgagtttcctctgcgacgccatTTCTTTACCAGCCTCTCTGGCCCTCTCTGCATCCTCCCAGTCTCCTCTGTTCGTCCGCTGCA
Above is a window of Besnoitia besnoiti strain Bb-Ger1 chromosome Unknown contig00007, whole genome shotgun sequence DNA encoding:
- a CDS encoding RIC1 protein (encoded by transcript BESB_075610) — encoded protein: MASQRKLAASDGRELAQPGSEKRWGRADRATHGKRTETGMNSARRPQDTRIVMAARSRLTALQRRRDVRVRSSVSIAFCELKTSLKPFLSWLHERIRTACRSPLSCLSGPSLSPSSGSDVPLPSSASSRSVARAGSHGALSPHPAASSPSAELSLQQRFAVAQEALTALPGGAALYLFLHLLSRHSPSTLAKTVASCVRKTEPTLAPLVLFPLLGSPPATYFEDAMKRQLLHTASIYLLVLQNTEGCLVVRQKRALPLLRAALRLGVAGLARKLVRFVLALLVAYPARKRAENSACEATGDPTESAKARQASVHALREGNCEEDIVVPWSGAGGAPALWAPPALFQERRRSRSHAARSRAEEKPAREGEQLHSQVEEEEGSRRAQKAKHGQRAEERAERQADAKADEERAIFQLYRDVVAIVEDCLLSSLVHLQWLRVFSVDKCPRARSACLALSPPPSYLSRLFA